From the Halobacteriovorax sp. GB3 genome, the window TTTGCGACAAACTTTCTCGTGGCAACTTTTTGTACTTTTGTTACGGCCATGAGTTTTAAGGGGTTGGCCGAAAGCTATGGCCGTTCGGAAACTTTCATTGCTGTAAATCTCATCGTCTTTGGTATTTTGATGGTCATCGTTGATATGTATTGTCGCCAAAATGATGAAGATATCATGTTTAAGGGTGTGAAGCTAAAGCACTCGTTTTGGATCGGCCTTTTGCAAAGTCTCGCCCTCTTTCCCGGGGTCAGTCGATCGGGAATTACCATGACTACGGCGCGCTATTTAAATCTCTCGCGCGATGAAGCTTCAAGGTTTTCATTTCTTCTTTCGTTGCCCTTAATCGTCGGTGGAGCGATCCTAAAGCTTCCAGATCTCTTTTCTGGAGACGGTCAGATTTCTCTTTCTATATCACTCTTTGGTGTCTTTATCGCTTTTGTCGTAGGGATTTTGACGATCCATTACTTTTTAAAAGTCATTAAAAAGATTGGGCTGATCTACTTTGGAGTGTATCGAGTGATCTTGGCCATTGGTGTTCTTTGGCTTAGTTCCAAGGCCCTTGTTTAGAGCTCGGACCCTTTTGGGATCTCAGTTACATGTAAAGACTTGAAGAAAGCTCGTATCGACATCGGCCTGATCTTGAAAATCGATCGGGATACAGTAGAGGTGGTTATTCCATCTTAGGCCTTCATCAAAAAATTGTGCCTGACCTTTGTCATTATTCTCTGTTCCATTTCCATCAATAAAGCGCGAGATTGTAGGATCATTTTCATTGGTCTTACCGGCGACTTTATATTTTCCATAGGCAAGTCCGTAGCCATAAACACCAGATTCACAAGCATCGATTTGACAGGCAAGTGAAAGAGTCGTGCTCACTGAGTTAATGAATCCTGTTGTTTCATCAAATTGCGCACTATTTAAGTCTTTTGCCTCACTAGAGACGTAGCGGTTTAGATAAACAGATACATTTGAATAGTTTTTAAGAGCACACTTATTTGTTTGTGGATCAATATGACCTGTACAACAGAGGTTTTCATCACTGCCTGCTGGCATTTCTGTTCCGGCCGGTTGACAGCATGAGAAGCTATCGGCCGAGAAAACTTTCTTAACGTCACTTATAAAGTTCGTGTTCGCCTCATTTGTATAGTTTGCTGAATAATATCTTTCAGCGCCATCGCTATATTCTTTGGACTTTGTGAAATCCACAAAAGCTGCAGGAGGGGCAGTGCCAGCTAGTCTTGAATTCGTTGGTTGTACGCTACAGTTGAGCTCTTCAAAGGTCTCTGATTTGATCGCCACTTGAGGAATCCCCACAAGTTCCATCGTTCCAAGCCATTTAAGAACTTCGTTGGCCTCATTTTCAGCAATGGATCTGGCAAAGCAATCTGGGTCTGTGATGGCATCAGATCCGCTACAGTTAAATTTAGAAGTGTCTCCTGATCCTGGATTTGGGGCCCAGTTGTAACAACGAAGAGACGACTTATCAAAATTTTGCATTTTATCTGGACCCCATTCATGACCACCACCAATAGATGTGTCAAAATTTCGAATCCAGTTTTCAGAGCAACAAGTTCTACCTGCTGTTTCATCAATTGTATTAAATTGCTTTTTGACAGTTGAAACATCGAGACAGCCACTATCACACTTATTGTCTCTTGCTACTTGCATCGAAGGGTAGTTCGATGGGTCAGTTTGTCTCTTATAGTGACTAACAGCATTTCTTGAATAGCGACTCGAATTATTTAAGTCGATATTAAGACCTGGAATGCTTGTGATATCAATTGATGTGTCATTGTCGGCCACTGACGGGATTGACATCTCTTTTCCCGGAGCTCTACAACAACGGTTAAGAGATTGGTCAAATCCTTCTGCTCCTGGTGAATTTGGCTGAGAGCAAATAAGGGTTTCTTGCCAAAATTTAATCTCATAAGGGTTAAGACTTGTTGTCGTTGTTGGATCAATTGTCAGCGCAGCATTTGAAATAAAATCATTTGCTGCACAGTCAAGGTTAGTGTGACAAGTAGCTCCTGGAGCTCTTAGGCATCTATTTTCTTGAAGAGCTAGAGATGTTATTTGATTGTTATTAAAATCATCTAAAATCTTTTGACCAGAAATTGATTGAATTAGTGCAAGAGAGTTTGTCGGCATTGATTGTGAAGCAGCAATATTTGTTATCTGAGCACTATTGAGTGCTTGATTGTAACTTGTCTCTTGAAAGTTGAGAAGGTTATTTGATTGATCAAAGTTAGCACACATGGATAGGTAATCGGCCCTTTGAATCGATCCCGATTGTGTTACTCCAATTCCAATGACTTTATCTCCATTACTGGCATCAGTAGGGACGTTGTCATTAGTTGATGCGAGTGTGTCAGTAGATAGTCCTGGAGATCGTCCTGGAAGACAGATTCCATTGACAGCATTATTAATTAGGTTTCCATTGGCATAAGTATTAACTTGCTCATCACCTTGGTCTTTATAAGGCCTTCCTAAAATTCGGGCGCCTTTTCCAAAGCTTGAAAGAGTGGTTTCTGCGACATCACTGCTATCATTTTGCTCAACCACACTATAAGGCCAGCGAGCGACTTTATTGTTAAATTTTTTCTGATACTGACCGTCAGCATAGAATTCTTGACAGTAGTAATTTGGCGCACATCCTAAAAGACGCGACTTAGCAGTCTTATTAAAAGTAGAGGCAGCATTTTGACCTGTGTAATCCGCTTGGCAAGGTGCTCCTCGTCCTCTATAAACACAACGCTTAAGACTATCACCACCATAGCTTCCATTTAATAAAAGGAGTTTTTCAAGAACTTGATCCTGAGGAACTTCAATGGCGTTATTGCTAAATCTAGGGTAGAAAGATTGAATATCTGAAACGGATTCACAGACATATTCCCATCCAAGCTTGGCACTACAGTCACTGTCATTATTACAGCTATGTTGGGCCTGGCATTGAGCACCAGTTGTTTCATAGTCTGTTGTTGGCATCGTTGTACTTGGATCTGAAATGATTGAGTCTTTAATCATTACTTGAAAAGAACTCTGAACAGTTAGATCAGAAAAAAATGAGTTGATAGCTAGATAGAGTTTATTTGTTGTCGCTTCAATTCTTCGGGCATTACCAATAGCAAACCAACGAACACCATCAAATGATCCAATCAATGAACCATAGTCAAAACCATACCAATC encodes:
- a CDS encoding undecaprenyl-diphosphate phosphatase, whose translation is MNYFCALIYGIVQGLTEFLPVSSSGHLALLPHFLEIKDPGIAFDLAMHVGTALAIMLYFKKEVLTLIKEYLLLFTFKKSYKDLPFATNFLVATFCTFVTAMSFKGLAESYGRSETFIAVNLIVFGILMVIVDMYCRQNDEDIMFKGVKLKHSFWIGLLQSLALFPGVSRSGITMTTARYLNLSRDEASRFSFLLSLPLIVGGAILKLPDLFSGDGQISLSISLFGVFIAFVVGILTIHYFLKVIKKIGLIYFGVYRVILAIGVLWLSSKALV